Proteins encoded by one window of Channa argus isolate prfri chromosome 1, Channa argus male v1.0, whole genome shotgun sequence:
- the LOC137117952 gene encoding uncharacterized protein produces the protein MEIHHFLWLFSLYLATSCSDSRTGFSDNPALDPLQYKLNWMKNIADDTLVSAITIPGTHESLSLYGGPLAVCQVWNLDQQLKVGLRYFDIHAGIWFPTQEYVYIRDSHWMFWQYITFDEVLKIIFNFLTNYNSETVLMKVTLHGLYKEIVKTLINELNEYYGDKIWTELSVPTLKQARGKIVFLHSDTFDEGAENQESPFFENDKLINVEEKIGLLKSGLCGKYIIVTERAPSLLNHPKKLAKKVNQQLYDFVEQHEKNSLNQGCLGILSMSFPSADLIENIINVKPCKCEKGAKKTNIENVKTEQPLPPWPDSKTTPKPDTAKPGPDSKTTCQTATAPPGQDSKVTLEAATSQPRTDSEIILEFYIPQPEQDSQRIPEDAAVPSSTAPGLHTAPKPTSSPHGLGLVPTSQVASAPPGPNSETTSSPATAPQEPDSKTTCETATAPPGTESETVSEECKGQQGSSSETTSETATAPPGPDSKVTLEAATSQPRKDSEIILEFYIPQPEQDSERILEDAAVPSSTGPGLHTTHKLTSSPHGLGLVATSEVPSAPPGPDSKTTCETATAPPGIESETVSEECKAQQGSSSETTTTEAASEIPGPDSDSTPEVTTTPPVAYSITTVGTASATTGTNSETTPEPPSAPQEPDSKTTCETPASPPGTESETVSEECKAQQGSSSETTTETATAPPRQDSEVTLEAATSQPRKDSEIILEFYIPQPEQDSERILEDAAVQSSTGPGLHTTPKLTSSPHGLGLVATSQVASAPPGPNSETTPKPATTPQEPDSKTTCETATAPPGTESETVSEECKAQQGSSSETTTEAASEIPGPDSDSTPEVTTTPPVAYSITTVGAATATTGTNSETTPEPPSAPQEPDSKTTCETPASPPGTESETVSEECKAQQGSSSETTTETATAPPGPDSKVTQEAATSQPRKDSEIILEFYIPQPEQDSERIPEDAAVQSSTDPGLHTTPKPTSSPHGLGLVATSQVASAPPGPNSATTPKPATTPQEPDSKTTCETATAPPGTESETVSEECKAQQGSSSETTTTEAASEIPGPDSDSTPEVTTTPPVAYSITTVGEATATTGTNSETTPEPPSAPQEPDSKTTCETPASPPGTESETISEECKAQQGSSSETTTETATAPPGPDSKVTQEAATSQPRKDSEIILEFYIPQPEQDSERIPENVAIQSSTDPGLHTTPKPTSSPHGLGLVATSQVASAPPGPNSATTPKPATTPQEPDSKTTCETATAPPGTESETVSEECKAQQGSSSETTTTEAASEIPGPDSDSTPEVTTTPPVAYSITTVGEATATTGTNSETTPEPPSAPQEPDSKTTCETPASPPGTESETISEECKAQQGSSSETTTETATAPPGPDSKVTQEAATSQPRKDSEIILEFYIPQPEQDSERIPENVAIQSSTDPGLHTTPKPTSSPHGLGLVATSQVASAPPGPNSATTPKPATTPQEPDSKTTCETATAPPGTESETVSEECKAQQGSSSETTSKTATAPPGSDSQKTSSAAPSEPVPHIETTPEAASETSGPDSDITPEVTTTPPAPNSITTVVAATAPPGPNSETTSSPATAPQEPDSKTTCETATAPPGTESETVSEECKAQQGSSSETTTEAASEIPGPDSDSTPEVTTTPPVAYSITTVGTASATTGTNSETTPEPPSAPQEPDSKTTCETPASPPGTESETVSEECKAQQGSSSETTTETATAPPGPDSKVTQEAATSQPRKDSEIILEFYIPQPEQDSERIPEDAAVQSSTGPGLHTTPKPTSSPHGLGLVATSQVASAPPGPNSETTSSPATAPQEPDSKTTCETATAPPGTESETVSEECKAQQGSSSETTSKTATAPPGSDSQKTSSAAPSEPVPHIETTLEAASEIPGPDSDITPEVTTAPPGPNSITTVEATTAPPGPN, from the exons ATGGAGATCCATCATTTCCTTtggcttttctctctttatct AGCTACCTCCTGTTCAGATTCAAGGACAGGTTTCAGTGATAATCCAGCCTTAGATCCATTACAATATAAACTGAATTGGATGAAGAATATAGCTGATGACACTCTAGTATCTGCTATCACAATTCCCGGAACACATGAAAGCTTATCATTATATGGAGGACCACTTGCTGTGTGTCAAGTTTGGAATTTGGACCAGCAACTTAAAGTGGGACTTCGGTATTTCGACATACATGCTGGAATTTGGTTTCCTACCCAAGAATATGTTTATATTCGGGATAGTCACTGGATGTTCTGGCAATATATTACATTTGATGAAGTTCTGAAGATAATATTCAACTTCCTGACCAACTATAACAGTGAGACTGTTCTAATGAAAGTGACACTACATGGGTTATACAAGGAGATAGTGAAAACATTGATAAACGAATTGAATGAGTATTACGGAGATAAAATATGGACTGAGTTGTCAGTGCCTACTTTGAAACAGGCACGGGGCAAGATAGTGTTTCTTCACAGTGACACATTCGATGAAGGCGCAGAAAACCAGGAATCACCTTTCTTTGAAAATGACAAGTTAATCAATGTTGAAGAGAAAATAGGGCTACTCAAGTCAGGACTCTGTGGTAAATACATTATTGTGACTGAAAGAGCACCGTCACTTCTCAACCATCCTAAGAAGTTGGCTAAAAAAGTTAACCAGCAGCTTTATGACTTTGTGGAGCAACATGAGAAAAATTCCTTAAACCAAGGCTGCCTAGGTATCTTAAGCATGAGCTTCCCCAGTGCCGATCTTATTGAAAACATCATTAATGTGAAACcatgcaaatgtgaaaaaggggcaaaaaaaacaaatatagaaaatgttaaaacgGAACAACCACTACCACCATGGCcagattccaaaacaacacccAAACCAGACACTGCAAAACCAGGGCCAGATTCTAAAACAACATGCCAAACAGCTACTGCACCACCAGGACAAGATTCAAAAGTCACACTAGAAGCAGCTACATCGCAACCTAGGACAGATTCAGAAATAATCCTGGAATTCTACATTCCACAACCTGAGCAAGATTCACAAAGAATACCGGAAGATGCAGCTGTACCATCCTCAACCGCCCCGGGTTTACACACAGCACCCAAACCAACAAGTTCACCACACGGGTTGGGTTTAGTACCAACATCACAAGTAGCCTCTGCACCACCTGGGCCAAATTCAGAAACAACATCCAGTCCAGCAACTGCACCACAAGAGCCAGATTCAAAAACAACCTGTGAAACAGCCACTGCACCACCTGGGACAGAATCAGAAACAGTATCTGAAGAATGCAAAGGACAACAAGGGTCATCGTCAgaaacaacaagtgaaacagcCACTGCACCACCAGGACCAGATTCAAAAGTCACACTAGAAGCAGCTACATCGCAACCTAGGAAAGATTCAGAAATAATCCTAGAATTCTACATTCCACAACCTGAGCAAGATTCAGAAAGGATACTGGAAGATGCAGCTGTACCATCCTCAACTGGCCCAGgtttacacacaacacacaaactaaCAAGTTCACCACACGGGTTGGGTTTAGTAGCAACATCAGAAGTACCCTCTGCACCACCTGGGCCCGATTCAAAAACAACCTGCGAAACGGCCACTGCACCACCTGGGATAGAATCAGAAACAGTATCTGAAGAATGCAAAGCACAACAAGGGTCATCgtcagaaacaacaacaactgaagcaGCTTCTGAAATACCTGGCCCAGATTCAGACAGCACACCTGAAGTCACCACTACACCACCTGTAGCATATTCTATAACAACAGTTGGAACAGCCAGTGCAACCACTGGGACAAATTCAGAAACAACACCCGAACCACCCTCTGCACCACAAGAGCCAGATTCGAAAACAACCTGCGAAACACCCGCTTCACCACCTGGGACAGAATCAGAAACAGTATCTGAAGAATGCAAAGCACAACAAGGGTCATCGtcagaaacaacaactgaaacagcCACTGCACCACCAAGACAAGATTCAGAAGTCACACTAGAAGCGGCTACATCGCAGCCTAGGAAAGATTCAGAAATAATCCTGGAATTCTACATTCCACAACCTGAGCAAGATTCAGAAAGAATACTGGAAGATGCAGCTGTACAATCCTCAACTGGCCCAGGTTTACACACAACACCCAAACTAACAAGTTCACCACACGGGTTGGGTTTAGTAGCAACATCACAAGTAGCCTCTGCACCACCTGGGCCAAATTCAGAAACAACACCCAAACCAGCAACTACACCACAAGAGCCAGATTCAAAAACAACCTGTGAAACAGCCACTGCACCACCTGGGACAGAATCAGAAACAGTATCTGAAGAATGCAAAGCACAACAAGGGTCATCGtcagaaacaacaactgaagcaGCTTCTGAAATACCTGGCCCAGATTCAGATAGCACACCTGAAGTCACCACTACACCACCTGTAGCATATTCTATAACAACAGTGGGAGCAGCCACTGCAACCACTGGGACAAATTCAGAAACAACACCCGAACCCCCCTCTGCACCACAAGAGCCAGATTCGAAAACAACCTGCGAAACACCCGCTTCACCACCTGGGACAGAATCAGAAACAGTATCTGAAGAATGCAAAGCACAACAAGGGTCATCGtcagaaacaacaactgaaacagcCACTGCACCACCAGGACCAGATTCAAAAGTCACACAAGAAGCAGCTACATCGCAACCTAGGAAAGATTCAGAAATAATCCTGGAATTCTACATTCCACAACCTGAGCAAGATTCAGAAAGAATACCGGAAGATGCAGCTGTACAATCCTCAACTGACCCAGGTTTACACACAACACCCAAACCAACAAGTTCACCACACGGGTTGGGTTTAGTAGCAACATCACAAGTAGCCTCTGCACCACCTGGGCCAAATTCAGCAACAACACCCAAACCAGCAACTACACCACAAGAGCCAGATTCAAAAACAACCTGTGAAACAGCCACTGCACCACCTGGGACAGAATCAGAAACAGTATCTGAAGAATGCAAAGCACAACAAGGGTCATCgtcagaaacaacaacaactgaagcaGCTTCTGAAATACCTGGCCCAGATTCAGACAGCACACCTGAAGTCACCACTACACCACCTGTAGCATATTCTATAACAACAGTTGGAGAAGCCACTGCAACCACTGGGACAAATTCAGAAACAACACCCGAACCACCCTCTGCACCACAAGAGCCAGATTCGAAAACAACCTGCGAAACACCTGCTTCACCACCTGggacagaatcagaaacaatATCTGAAGAATGCAAAGCACAACAAGGGTCATCGtcagaaacaacaactgaaacagcCACTGCACCACCAGGACCAGATTCAAAAGTCACACAAGAAGCAGCTACATCGCAACCTAGGAAAGATTCAGAAATAATCCTGGAATTCTACATTCCACAACCTGAGCAAGATTCAGAAAGAATACCAGAAAATGTAGCTATACAATCCTCAACTGACCCAGGTTTACACACAACACCCAAACCAACAAGTTCACCACACGGGTTGGGTTTAGTAGCAACATCACAAGTAGCCTCTGCACCACCTGGGCCAAATTCAGCAACAACACCCAAACCAGCAACTACACCACAAGAGCCAGATTCAAAAACAACCTGTGAAACAGCCACTGCACCACCTGGGACAGAATCAGAAACAGTATCTGAAGAATGCAAAGCACAACAAGGGTCATCgtcagaaacaacaacaactgaagcaGCTTCTGAAATACCTGGCCCAGATTCAGACAGCACACCTGAAGTCACCACTACACCACCTGTAGCATATTCTATAACAACAGTTGGAGAAGCCACTGCAACCACTGGGACAAATTCAGAAACAACACCCGAACCACCCTCTGCACCACAAGAGCCAGATTCGAAAACAACCTGCGAAACACCTGCTTCACCACCTGggacagaatcagaaacaatATCTGAAGAATGCAAAGCACAACAAGGGTCATCGtcagaaacaacaactgaaacagcCACTGCACCACCAGGACCAGATTCAAAAGTCACACAAGAAGCAGCTACATCGCAACCTAGGAAAGATTCAGAAATAATCCTGGAATTCTACATTCCACAACCTGAGCAAGATTCAGAAAGAATACCAGAAAATGTAGCTATACAATCCTCAACTGACCCAGGTTTACACACAACACCCAAACCAACAAGTTCACCACACGGGTTGGGTTTAGTAGCAACATCACAAGTAGCCTCTGCACCACCTGGGCCAAATTCAGCAACAACACCCAAACCAGCAACTACACCACAAGAGCCAGATTCAAAAACAACCTGTGAAACAGCCACTGCACCACCTGGGACAGAATCAGAAACAGTATCTGAAGAATGCAAAGCACAACAAGGGTCATCGTCAGAAACAACAAGTAAAACAGCCACTGCACCACCAGGCTCAGACTCACAAAAAACATCTAGCGCAGCACCTTCAGAACCTGTGCCACATATTGAAACAACACCTGAAGCAGCTTCTGAAACATCTGGCCCAGATTCAGACATCACACCTGAAGTCACCACTACACCACCTGCACCAAATTCTATAACAACAGTTGTAGCAGCCACTGCACCACCTGGGCCAAATTCAGAAACAACATCCAGTCCAGCAACTGCACCACAAGAGCCAGATTCAAAAACAACCTGTGAAACAGCCACTGCACCACCTGGGACAGAATCAGAAACAGTATCTGAAGAATGCAAAGCACAACAAGGGTCATCGtcagaaacaacaactgaagcaGCTTCTGAAATACCTGGCCCAGATTCAGATAGCACACCTGAAGTCACCACTACACCACCTGTAGCATATTCTATAACAACAGTTGGAACAGCCAGTGCAACCACTGGGACAAATTCAGAAACAACACCCGAACCACCCTCTGCACCACAAGAGCCAGATTCTAAAACAACCTGCGAAACACCCGCTTCACCACCTGGGACAGAATCAGAAACAGTATCTGAAGAATGCAAAGCACAACAAGGGTCATCGtcagaaacaacaactgaaacagcCACTGCACCACCAGGACCAGATTCAAAAGTCACACAAGAAGCAGCTACATCGCAACCTAGGAAAGATTCAGAAATAATCCTGGAATTCTACATTCCACAACCTGAGCAAGATTCAGAAAGAATACCGGAAGATGCAGCTGTACAATCCTCAACTGGCCCAGGTTTACACACAACACCCAAACCAACAAGTTCACCACACGGGTTGGGTTTAGTAGCAACATCACAAGTAGCCTCTGCACCACCTGGGCCAAATTCAGAAACAACATCCAGTCCAGCAACTGCACCACAAGAGCCAGATTCAAAAACAACCTGTGAAACAGCCACTGCACCACCTGGGACAGAATCAGAAACAGTATCTGAAGAATGCAAAGCACAACAAGGGTCATCGTCAGAAACAACAAGTAAAACAGCCACTGCACCACCAGGCTCAGACTCACAAAAAACATCTAGCGCAGCACCTTCAGAACCTGTGCCACATATTGAAACAACACTTGAAGCAGCTTCAGAAATACCTGGCCCAGATTCAGACATCACACCTGAAGTCACCACTGCACCACCTGGGCCAAATTCTATAACAACAGTTGAAGCAACCACTGCACCACCTGGGCCAAATTAA